GACACgccatttttcatttttttcctgACCACCACGACGTTGGCTAACCAGTCAGGGTATTTGACTTCTTTGATCTTCCCTGTATCAAGTAACTGCTGAACTTCGTCATTGATGATTTGATTACGCTCCGGGGCAAAATTCCGTCGTTTCTGTTTGACAGGTTTATGATGCGGGTCGACATTGAGCTTATGAGTGATGACTTCTGGACTGATTCCTGGCATATCTTCGTGGGACCATGCAAAACAGTCTGCGTTGGCCTTGGTAAATGTTATGagttccgacctgatgtcgtcTGGCACGTCGCATCCAATAAATCTCTGGTTTAGCAAGATCCAAGATGACTTCGTCGAGTTGTTCAGATTTTGGTTCTTTGTAACTTGCAGGGCCGGAGCTGGACTGTAGttgctataatgaggatttGTTGGTGGCCGAGGGCTTCAGTGCCGCTTTGTAACACTCTTTGGACTCCTGTTGATCTCCCTTGATTTCTTGGACTCCCCACCGGGTtgggaacttgatggtttggtggTAGGTTGACGGGATGGCCTTCATGACATGAACCAGGGCCTGCCCAAAATAATGTTttaagatgaagggcaatcaataacacaaaacttTACCTGCTGGTTGACTCCCTGGGCGTAGACGGGTAACGTGACCTCTCCGAAAGTGGTTTTTTCTTCGCAACTGAATCCTATCAGAACTGTAGATTTCTTAATGACGTCGGTGTCTGGATTCCGCCCCATCTCCTTAAGGGCATCAATCATCATAACTTTGGTGGAGCTTCCATTGTTGACAAGGACCCGTTTGATCATACAATTCCCGACAGGAATAGATATCACCAGACCGTCATGGTGCTTGTCGGAGATGTCCCCTACATCAGATTCATCTAAGGATATAGGGGTCAGATACTTCTCGGCGACCGCCCTTGTTGGTCTATCGATCTCGTTCTCCCGAGAATGCCTCTTTGTTGtagaataagttaaaccacaaatgtcagaacctccagcaataaaattaacagttttagtatgagggggaggtggaggaggtcgtGAAGGAGAAttagagttgtctttgttgaTGACGCCTCGAGCTTTGTCAGACATGATGTCTTTGAGATATCCTTTCTTTAATAGGTAGGTGACTTCTCTTCTCAACGCCACGCATTCATTGGTGGTATGACCGATGTCGGCATGAAAATCACACCACTTTAAGGAGTCTTTCTTTGAGTCGGGCTTGCTGGACTTTGGCGGCCATTGtactgctttccccatcttcgacAGGTGGTTTatcagacctacagtgtcaacactAAAAGAGTATTCATTAATTCTGGGAGGTAAGTCGGGACTGTTCTTCCAATCTGTGTCGTCATCTTCTTCCACCCCTGCTACTTGTTGTGGTCGGGAGTAAGGGGCAGGACGATCATCTCTCCTCTTGGGGTAGGGTAGCCGTCTGTCTGTCTTTGTATAGTCATTGGTTCCCTTCCTGGAATAGAGAGTTTCCTCGAGCCTGACTAGGTCATTGCTTTGGCTTGTGCATCTTCAAATGTCTTGCAAGGAGGACATGGGTCGGGCTAGCACGCTGGCAGCCCGAGCCTAATAAGAAATTGGTCCGGAATGGCACAAGATCCTTTAAACCCGATACGACACGAGAGCCCCGCAGCAATGGATCATGGGCAACATCATTTTAGAAACTTGACACGAGCATGAGTGGCCGACGTGTCCGTCGTCGCCAAGCTTAATTTTTAAGAAATTACTCCCTTCGTTTCTAAAAAAATGCGTCACTTGGACTTGCACTATTTATATACTTAGATTTGAGTTGATCTTTTATTAatatacaaaattaaaattttattaattatggaaGATGTTTTGAAGTAGTCAACATAGTATATATTTATTATATCAACTATTTATACAATTAGAAATATTAGTTATCAAAGTTGTGTTTCGGCATATGTGTCAGGCAAAGTGGTACATTTATATTTAGAAACGGGGGAGTAACAAAGAATCTTTAAATTAATAAGGGAGTCCGCAATCACGGAATGATTCAGCTCGGAATGGCATGTGGGATGCATTGTGCGTGGACTTTATTAATGGAAGAGATATATGAGCTCGACATGACATGACCCGTTATAAAACGGGGCACGCAATGCCTTGAATATTAGCCTATATTGCCGACCCGTACCCAGCTCTATGTgatataattttagaatttaatAAATATAGAGTTTgtcataaataaaataaatgtatTTCATGTACGTGATTTCTAAAATAAATAAC
This genomic stretch from Spinacia oleracea cultivar Varoflay chromosome 3, BTI_SOV_V1, whole genome shotgun sequence harbors:
- the LOC130469711 gene encoding uncharacterized protein, whose translation is MTIQRQTDGYPTPRGEMIVLPLTPDHNKSDKPPVEDGESSTMAAKVQQARLKERLLKVRHSRENEIDRPTRAVAEKYLTPISLDESDVGDISDKHHDGLVISIPVGNCMIKRVLVNNGSSTKVMMIDALKEMGRNPDTDVIKKSTVLIGFSCEEKTTFGEVTLPVYAQGVNQQALVHVMKAIPSTYHQTIKFPTRWGVQEIKGDQQESKECYKAALKPSATNKSSL